One stretch of Brachyhypopomus gauderio isolate BG-103 chromosome 8, BGAUD_0.2, whole genome shotgun sequence DNA includes these proteins:
- the tprg1 gene encoding tumor protein p63-regulated gene 1 protein, with protein sequence MTESDESSFRAVQLEQHGAESAGPGEADTPSNKSAETDNWSPDPEPSPLSQGGRWTSTVEQFKLRKFFVLRPGTLDHAIEDIKSKVDPKEDGAVQSVWLMAEIDHWNNERERLVFITEKSLLLCKYDFIMLNCDQIQRVPLNFVDRITHGAFTFPPRSLLTREGEGLRVFWDRLREPTFKSRWNPFALDYPYTTLTYHPVHNANDKLARMCEIHNFREQLTTVAQKAHAENPTPGKANGVLVLNQPIIIEAYVGLMSLIGNQNKLGYCLARGNVGF encoded by the exons ATGACCGAGAGCGATGAGTCTTCGTTCCGCGCTGTGCAGCTTGAACAGCACGGTGCAGAGTCCGCAGGGCCTGGTGAAGCAGACACGCCTAGCAACAAGTCCGCCGAGACGGACAACTGGAGCCCGGACCCAGAACCCAGTCCACTAAGCCAAGGAGGAAGATGGACCTCTACTGTGGAGCAGTTCAAGCTCCGGAAGTTTTTTGTCCTtcgg CCCGGGACTCTGGATCATGCTATCGAGGACATCAAATCCAAGGTCGACCCAAAGGAGGATGGTGCCGTTCAGAGTGTTTGGTTAATGGCTGA AATTGATCACTGGAACAACGAGAGAGAACGTCTGGTGTTCATCACAGAGAAATCGCTCCTTCTCTGCAAGTACGACTTCATCATGCTCAACTGTGATCAAATCCAGAGAGTTCCCCTCAACTTTGTGGACCGCATTACCCATGGTGCTTTCACCTTTCCTCCTCGCTCCCTCCTCAC GCGAGAGGGAGAGGGACTGCGTGTGTTTTGGGACAGGCTTCGAGAGCCCACCTTCAAATCGCGGTGGAACCCCTTCGCCCTGgactacccctacaccaccctcacctaccACCCCGTCCACAACGCCAACGACAAGCTGGCCAGAATGTGTGAG ATCCACAACTTCAGGGAGCAGCTGACCACGGTGGCACAGAAAGCCCATGCTGAGAATCCAACACCAGGAAAAGCCAACGGAGTTCTAGTTCTGAACCAGCCCATCATCATTGAGGCCTATGTGGGTCTCATGTCTCTCATCGGAAACCAGAATAAGCTGGGTTATTGCTTGGCTAGGGGTAATGTAGGTTTCTGA